A stretch of DNA from Takifugu flavidus isolate HTHZ2018 chromosome 13, ASM371156v2, whole genome shotgun sequence:
ACCAAATTCACGTTAGCACCCGCCGCCGTCGCGCCGCCGCCCGTGCGTCTGCTGCGCTGCAGAGTAGCTCACCTGCTTGTTGGAAAGGAAGTAGATGATGGGGTTGTAGACGGGACTGGTCTTGGCAAAGTACATGGGCATGGTGGCGACCAGCGGGGGGATGTGAAGCTCTGGATCCACGACAACCACCACTGACAGCGCTGTGTAGggcagccagcagacaaagaagGCGATTATCATGGCCAAGACCATGTTGATGGCGTGCTCGTTCTCCTTCCGGCAGGAGAGCCCACCCTGGAGCTCCACACTCTTGTTCAGCTATGAGCAGAAAACAAACGCGAGACATTTTAGGAGAGCGTACCTTCTGTTGTTCagagcgtgggggggggggggggtgactgtgCCCACCTTATTCATGGACGTGAGCACTTTGCAGTAGCAGTAGATGATGACCCCGACAGGGAAAATGAAGCAAAGGAGCGTGTAGAGGATGAGATAGCTGTAGTTGTTCCATGATCTCTCCTCCCAAGCCAGGGAGCAGGAGGTCTGGACTCCCTCGGGGCCGTAGGAACTCCAGCCGAGCAGCGGAGTCACGGCCCAGAACAAGCAGAACGTCCAGACGAAGAGCAGCCCGATGATGCTCCTCCGCATGGTCAGCTTCATACCAGCTCTGGGCTTACAGACCACGTTGTAGCGCTCGTAGGCCAGTAGGGTCAGCGTGCACAGAGACACCAGACCTGAGGAGCAGCGGTGCAGGGAAACGGACTCAGCTCAAGGGGAACTTTTGTGGACAACCAAAGAAACTTTTGACATTTCGCATCTAAAGAAAAAGCGCCTTGCTCGATTTTATACATCCTCCAGTGAAAGCAAAGCCTTTTCTCTTCCCATgaaaggattttatttatttttttccaaactgaAAACCAAGATTCTTCGGTGTGAAACAAGAAGTTAAACTCGGCGCGGGCATAATAAGCGCTCGGCACTCACCAAAATAATTCACAGCAAATCCCTGGAACACACAGGCGGTGTGTCCGATAAAGAAAGATCCGTGATAGTTGGTGATGGTGACGACCAGGGAGCCGCACAGGCCGATCATGAGGTCGGACACGGCGAGGCTGAGGATGAAAATGTTGATGGGCT
This window harbors:
- the LOC130536675 gene encoding vertebrate ancient opsin-like isoform X2, coding for MIRSPTPPCPELIHSLPHRSIVDIMDSNSTPWSSPPAPLQAEAVTVAPTIFPRVGYSILSFLMFINTVLSVFNNSLAIAVMLKNPSLLQPINIFILSLAVSDLMIGLCGSLVVTITNYHGSFFIGHTACVFQGFAVNYFGLVSLCTLTLLAYERYNVVCKPRAGMKLTMRRSIIGLLFVWTFCLFWAVTPLLGWSSYGPEGVQTSCSLAWEERSWNNYSYLILYTLLCFIFPVGVIIYCYCKVLTSMNKLNKSVELQGGLSCRKENEHAINMVLAMIIAFFVCWLPYTALSVVVVVDPELHIPPLVATMPMYFAKTSPVYNPIIYFLSNKQFRDATLEVLSCGRYIPHASSRVSINMRSLNRRSVNTHSKD
- the LOC130536675 gene encoding vertebrate ancient opsin-like isoform X1 gives rise to the protein MIRSPTPPCPELIHSLPHRSIVDIMDSNSTPWSSPPAPLQAEAVTVAPTIFPRVGYSILSFLMFINTVLSVFNNSLAIAVMLKNPSLLQPINIFILSLAVSDLMIGLCGSLVVTITNYHGSFFIGHTACVFQGFAVNYFGLVSLCTLTLLAYERYNVVCKPRAGMKLTMRRSIIGLLFVWTFCLFWAVTPLLGWSSYGPEGVQTSCSLAWEERSWNNYSYLILYTLLCFIFPVGVIIYCYCKVLTSMNKLNKSVELQGGLSCRKENEHAINMVLAMIIAFFVCWLPYTALSVVVVVDPELHIPPLVATMPMYFAKTSPVYNPIIYFLSNKQFRDATLEVLSCGRYIPHASSRVSINMRSLNRRSVNTHSKVSPL